A window of Atribacterota bacterium genomic DNA:
TCTTTCACTTCCTCTTCATTCCTCCAGAAAGGGGCCCGCGCTACTTTTTTGCGCAGGAACTTGAGGACCTCGAGGTGTTCCGCCCCAAGCTTAACTTTTTCAGGTTTGTCCAGGAATCCCTTCAAAATCTGCCAGAGCTCCTGCAAGTCTGAAGCCTCTTCACAGGCTAAAGACCACAGTTGCGAAAACCGCTCATCCCCCAGTTTCTCCACCAGTTTTTCGAACGTTTTCCCGTCCTGGAATTGCTGAAAATAGTCTTGCAATGCATTCCAGGGAGTTTTCCGTAAATAGACCTTATTCATCCATCGAAGTTTCTCCCCATCAAAAATCGCTCCAGATTTCCCAATCCTGGATAGAGAAAAAGCGGTAAGAATCTCCTCTCTATCCAAGATCTCCTTTCCCTCCTCAAAAGAATGGCCCAAAGTAAAGAGATAATTGAAAAGAGCCTGCGCAAGTATCCCTCCCTCCCGCAACGAACGAAGACTTATGTCTCCCCTGCGCTTACTCAATTTGGCTCGATTTTCGTCGAGAATGATGGGAAGATGAGCAAAGACAGGGAGAGAAAACTCTAACGCCTGGTACAGAAGAGTTTGATAAGGAGTATTAGAAAGGTGTTCTTCACCTCGCAGAATGTGGGAAATACCCATCAATGCATCGTCAACCACGCAGGCAAAGTTATAGGTTGGGATCCCGTCTGATTTCAAAATAATAAAATCCCCCAGAGAAGCAAGCTGGAAAACCATTTTTCCCCGTACCAAATCCACGAACGATATTTCACCGCTGGTAGGGATACGGAAGCGCCAGGATGGCTGGTATCCTTCCATCTCCTTCCTCTTTCTCTCTTCAGGAGAGAGAAAGAAACATTTTCCCGAATACCGGGGAGGCCTTCCTAATTTCAGAGCCTCGGTTCGTTCCTCCTCCAGTTCTTGCGGAGTACAATAACAGGGATACACCAGGTTTTTCTGTTTCAGGATATGAAAAAAAGACTGGTATAATTCCAAGCGCTCGCTCTGACGATAGGGCCCTTCATCCCAGTCTAAACCCAGCCACCGAAGGTCCTCGAGGATTGCACGTTCAAACGCAAAAGAAGAACGTTCCCTGTCAGTATCCTCTATACGGAGCAAAAACACCCCTTTGTTTTTTCTGGCCAAAGCCCAGTTAAACACAGCCGTTCGGGCTCCTCCAATATGGAGAAATCCAGTCGGGCTGGGTGCAAAACGAGTTTTCACCTTTTCCATGGAATAACCTCGATTCGAACCTTTTCTATTCCGTCTCGTTGAATCCCCAGCACCTTTGCCGCAGCAAAAGACAGATCCACCAGGCGACCCTTTTCCCATGGACCTCGATCGTTAATGCGCACAATAACCCTCTTACCAGTTTCCAGACTCGTTACCAGGACCACGCTTCCAAATGGGAGTTCCCGATGGGCAGCAGTAAAGGCATAAGCATCATGTTCTTCTCCCAAGGCGGTACGCCGACCATGGAAACGAACATGGCACCAGGAAGCTATTCCCTCTGCTTTAGCCGGAGAGGGTATTGCTCCTGTACCGATCCCGTAGAACTCCATCTGAACTCTGTTCAACCATAAAAGCGCCAGACTCATGGAATCCGAACGATTATAAAGAGCCTCTTCGTGAAAGACCGAAAACAGGAGCTGTTCTTCGCAATACGCCTCTACCCGGTCCTTTTTCTTTTCTACCCTAAAGGTGGGTGGTTCACAAAAGGGATACGCAAAGATTCTGTTCAGAC
This region includes:
- a CDS encoding septal ring lytic transglycosylase RlpA family protein; this encodes MCWTGTIEAKSQVYVVSQRDEAFAVVSNGQVLLTVRYPQEERVRRARAEEIARRLNRIFAYPFCEPPTFRVEKKKDRVEAYCEEQLLFSVFHEEALYNRSDSMSLALLWLNRVQMEFYGIGTGAIPSPAKAEGIASWCHVRFHGRRTALGEEHDAYAFTAAHRELPFGSVVLVTSLETGKRVIVRINDRGPWEKGRLVDLSFAAAKVLGIQRDGIEKVRIEVIPWKR
- the gltX gene encoding glutamate--tRNA ligase translates to MEKVKTRFAPSPTGFLHIGGARTAVFNWALARKNKGVFLLRIEDTDRERSSFAFERAILEDLRWLGLDWDEGPYRQSERLELYQSFFHILKQKNLVYPCYCTPQELEEERTEALKLGRPPRYSGKCFFLSPEERKRKEMEGYQPSWRFRIPTSGEISFVDLVRGKMVFQLASLGDFIILKSDGIPTYNFACVVDDALMGISHILRGEEHLSNTPYQTLLYQALEFSLPVFAHLPIILDENRAKLSKRRGDISLRSLREGGILAQALFNYLFTLGHSFEEGKEILDREEILTAFSLSRIGKSGAIFDGEKLRWMNKVYLRKTPWNALQDYFQQFQDGKTFEKLVEKLGDERFSQLWSLACEEASDLQELWQILKGFLDKPEKVKLGAEHLEVLKFLRKKVARAPFWRNEEEVKDTLKVWQRESGMKPAIFYRILRLVLIGREEGPELHRLLFALGREEFLARFSSFVGEEED